In Rhodothermales bacterium, the sequence TCCGCTCGACGGCGAAAGCCTGCTCCCGATCCTCCATCAAACCGGCCCACTCCGGCGGGACGCCCTGTTCTTCCACTACCCGAATTACGCGTTCCACGGGGAGAACCGGCTGGGCGGGGCCATCCGGGAGGGCGACTACAAACTCATCGCACACTACGACGATGGCTCCGTGGAACTCTACCGCCTCTCCGACGACCTCGGCGAGCAGCGCGACCTGGCGGCCGATATGCCTGAGAAAGCCGAGGTGCTCAAGAGCCGGCTCGACGCCTGGCTCGTCGCGTCGGGCGCCCGGATGCCGGTTCCGATCATGCGCGACTAGCCGCCGCCCGCTCATTTTTCTGGCGCGTCGGCTGATTTTGGAGTAGAATTAGGTAGACCTCACGCTGTCTTTCCATGGAGGCATCATGCGCCAACCCTCGCCAACCGGCTTCGTTATCCTGCTCTTCGGTCTGCTCCTCGCGAGCCTATCGGCCTGCAAACCCTCTCCACCGGCCGCTACCGCGGCTCCCGACGCTCCCGACGCCCAACTGACCGTCCCATCGACCTCCGACTTCGCCGTCACCGGCGACGGCGCCAACCCCGCATGGGAGCGCGCCGCATGGACGCCGCTCACGATCCGCCGCGACAGCGGGCATGGCTATGCCACCCGCGTCAAGATGCTGTATTCGGAGACGGGGCTGTACGTCTTGTTCGATGGCGCCGACAGCCTGCTCACCGCCACCCTCGAAGGCGACTACCTCGAGCTGTGGACGGAGGACGTCTACGAGTTTTTCTTCTGGACCGACGAGCGCTACCCGGTCTATTTCGAATACGAGATCTCACCGCTCGGCTACCAGTTGCCGCTGATCATTCCCAACTTCGAGGACCGGTATTTCGGGTGGATTCCCTGGCAATATGAGGGCGACCGGGTGACGCGCAAGGCGGTGTCGATCCAGGGTGGGCCGGCGACCCCCGGTGCCGCCATTTCTGGATGGCGGGCAGAAGTGTTTGTGCCCTATGCGTTGCTCACACCGCTGCAACAAGTGCCCGCTGAGAAAGGCATGCGCTGGCGGGCCAATTTCTACCGGGTCGACTACGACGGGGGAACGTCGAGCACCTGGAGCTGGGTGCCGGTCGGCGAGTCGTTCCACACATTCGAACGGTACGGCACGCTGGTGTTTGAATGATCCGGAGTCACGATCGACCCGGCTCCGGACCCGATTGAGATCCCGACATCATCCTACCAGGCAGGATCGCATTCGCCTCATAGCCTGAGTCATCCCGGCCCAGTCCGATCCCTGGAAAAGAATAGTTGGGCGTAGGAGGAAACGTCGCGTCAGTCAAAGGATTTACCCTATAAGAAATGTCCGCCTTTCATGGCTGGCCTCGCACCGCCTCTACGCCACCCTGCCACCCGCTCTCCATGCACAAGCTCATGCTCATCGCCGTGCTGGCGCTTGCCTCCTGCGAACTGCCGCCGCCTCCGGGCGCCACCGACCGCGCGCGCTCCATGGCGGACGATGCAAAATCCCGGCTCGAAGCCTCCGAGGGCGGCCAGCTGTTGCTACGTTCCATCGACGCGCACGGCGGGCTCGACGCCTGGTATGGAGCGCCGACCAGTTCGTACACCTGGGATTATTCGAATGTGGGCTCAAACATCCGCTTCAAAACGCGTCTGGTGGCGGACAACTACTCGCGCCGCATCTACCACGATCTGTTGGAGCTTGGCACGCCGGAGAACCCGATGCCGGCGAGCGGCCGGTTTGCCTGGGATGGCGAAGACGCCTGGATCAGTCCAGACTCCCTGCAAGGCATCAACCCGCGCTTCTGGGCCACGACCGGCTATTATTTCGAGTCCATCCCCTTCATCCTTGCCGACCCGGGGCTCCACTATACCGTGCTACCCGATGATACGCTCAACGGCATGCCCCACGATATGGTGCGGGTGTCCTACGAAAACGGCGTCGGCGACTCGCCGGGCGATACCTACACGCTCTTCCTCAACAAGGAAACCGCGATGGTCGACGGCATCCGCTATACCGTCACGTTCGGCGGCGGGCCTCCTGCCGCGGGCGAGCCGCTGCGCGAGACGCTGTTCTACTATAAGAACTACACGACCGTAGACGGCCTC encodes:
- a CDS encoding carbohydrate-binding family 9-like protein gives rise to the protein MRQPSPTGFVILLFGLLLASLSACKPSPPAATAAPDAPDAQLTVPSTSDFAVTGDGANPAWERAAWTPLTIRRDSGHGYATRVKMLYSETGLYVLFDGADSLLTATLEGDYLELWTEDVYEFFFWTDERYPVYFEYEISPLGYQLPLIIPNFEDRYFGWIPWQYEGDRVTRKAVSIQGGPATPGAAISGWRAEVFVPYALLTPLQQVPAEKGMRWRANFYRVDYDGGTSSTWSWVPVGESFHTFERYGTLVFE